One Oceanispirochaeta sp. genomic region harbors:
- a CDS encoding GDSL-type esterase/lipase family protein, which translates to MIIIFPLLFMITVTLFANPSAELSSIRIACVGDSLTYGYALPFRSYNSYPAQLGRRLSHPYEVMNFGINGACATWGDDFYLNNSYEEILNWDPQIIVIMLGSNDTKKNNWISSNAYILGLENIIETIRTPGDSVILMTPPPCGLNAFGIHDTPIRTVLIPALESYSDNAGYPLVDIYSEFGKGERIFLDNIHLNRHAYWRVAGLLMVYIEKEMEKMDLVSQVR; encoded by the coding sequence ATGATTATTATATTTCCCCTCTTATTCATGATCACAGTGACACTCTTTGCCAATCCATCAGCAGAGCTTTCTTCCATCCGGATAGCCTGTGTCGGAGATAGTCTCACATATGGATACGCTCTTCCCTTCAGAAGCTATAATAGTTACCCGGCACAACTGGGCCGCAGGCTCTCCCACCCCTATGAAGTTATGAACTTTGGCATAAACGGTGCCTGTGCCACCTGGGGAGATGATTTTTATCTGAATAACTCTTATGAGGAAATCTTGAATTGGGATCCCCAGATAATCGTCATCATGCTGGGCAGCAATGATACAAAGAAAAACAACTGGATTTCATCTAATGCATATATTCTGGGTTTGGAGAACATTATTGAAACCATCAGAACTCCAGGGGATTCGGTGATTCTTATGACTCCTCCTCCCTGCGGTTTGAATGCTTTCGGCATTCATGACACTCCCATCAGGACAGTTCTGATTCCCGCTCTTGAATCATATTCTGACAATGCAGGATATCCCCTGGTGGATATATATTCTGAATTTGGAAAGGGAGAAAGAATCTTCCTGGATAATATTCATCTAAACAGACATGCCTATTGGAGAGTTGCCGGTTTGCTTATGGTTTATATTGAAAAGGAAATGGAAAAAATGGATTTAGTCAGTCAGGTTCGATGA
- a CDS encoding CobD/CbiB family cobalamin biosynthesis protein has product MPEIILVSAFLLDLILGEPPTQFHPTVWMGSYIQWFWKICPKGSKRIEFLWGTLLILSGVFLFAGFMILLSSVFSSYSLLFVFLSVPLLIASCSVRALLISGYHIKKELENGNLVEARKLTSYHLVSRNTETLTEEEICSCVIESLSENITDSFSSPILYFLLFGLPGSWAYRLVNTSDSMIAYRNGEFE; this is encoded by the coding sequence ATGCCTGAAATAATACTTGTATCTGCTTTTCTCCTGGATTTAATCCTGGGTGAACCCCCTACACAATTTCATCCCACAGTCTGGATGGGGTCTTACATCCAATGGTTCTGGAAAATTTGTCCCAAAGGAAGCAAAAGAATCGAGTTTTTATGGGGAACCCTGCTTATTCTTTCAGGGGTCTTCCTGTTTGCAGGGTTCATGATCCTCCTTTCGAGTGTTTTTAGTTCCTATTCACTTTTATTTGTATTTCTGAGTGTCCCTCTGTTAATAGCCTCATGTTCAGTCCGAGCTCTTTTAATAAGCGGGTATCATATAAAAAAAGAACTTGAGAATGGAAATCTTGTTGAAGCCCGAAAATTGACATCCTATCATCTGGTGAGCAGGAATACAGAGACTCTGACAGAGGAAGAGATTTGTTCCTGTGTCATTGAATCATTGTCAGAAAATATAACCGATAGTTTCAGTTCGCCTATCTTATATTTCCTTCTTTTTGGTTTACCAGGCAGCTGGGCCTACCGTCTTGTTAATACTTCTGATTCAATGATCGCCTACAGGAATGGAGAGTTTGAAT
- a CDS encoding bifunctional diguanylate cyclase/phosphodiesterase — protein sequence MHNKTDGQNLKKLQNLNAPELVSLVTTLEEERESLISQVGELAMELKNLKKQNSDLHRRVVINHKTGLPNHVKANEDINKLLDNRLEQDDMSPIAFILVKLNENFEAINKALKPTISEWVLYQIGVRLTELSGLENIVYHTREDEFLIVYQNIRDESRLHMFLQLLNEELKRPHIFSGYNISMDSSCGISLFPKHGLERNTLLHNSDIALSYAFKQHFSYTIFTEEISNLVIQKMELQNSIIKALEKQAIKELDKQFYLNYQPIITIEVNTKSFTVVDVKAESLIRWNHPEKGSIKPDDFIPLAEETGLIIPLGNWVLFRAARQLQNWHNRNFNDIQISVNVSPRQFYNPELVETFKRMIETYDIDPADLKIELTENSLIDNPVNAISKLNQLREAGFHISLDDFGTGYSSLNYLKDLPVDTVKIDKSFVDKVHNSSLDQSILKGILYFIRELNLDLIVEGVETLEQLKSLIEMGCRTFQGYYFSSALSEDDFINYRQKILGKKFNVRSSNLTD from the coding sequence ATGCACAATAAAACAGATGGTCAGAATTTAAAAAAACTTCAAAATCTCAATGCTCCTGAACTTGTTTCATTGGTTACAACTCTAGAAGAAGAAAGAGAATCATTAATCAGTCAGGTTGGTGAACTTGCTATGGAGTTGAAAAATCTTAAGAAACAGAATTCTGATCTGCACAGACGTGTTGTTATCAATCACAAGACCGGTCTGCCAAATCATGTCAAGGCAAATGAAGATATTAACAAACTACTGGATAATCGTCTGGAGCAGGATGATATGTCTCCTATTGCTTTCATTCTTGTTAAATTAAATGAAAACTTTGAAGCCATCAATAAAGCCCTTAAACCGACAATCAGCGAATGGGTACTCTATCAGATTGGTGTGAGACTGACAGAGCTCAGTGGACTCGAAAATATTGTTTATCATACAAGAGAAGATGAATTCCTGATTGTTTATCAAAATATCAGAGACGAGAGTCGTCTTCACATGTTTCTGCAGCTCCTGAATGAAGAACTGAAACGTCCCCACATCTTCTCTGGATACAATATTTCAATGGATTCCAGTTGCGGCATCTCTCTTTTCCCCAAACATGGACTGGAAAGAAATACACTCCTCCACAACTCCGATATTGCCTTGAGTTACGCTTTTAAACAGCACTTTTCCTATACCATATTTACAGAAGAGATCAGCAACCTTGTCATTCAAAAGATGGAACTTCAAAACAGCATTATCAAGGCTCTGGAAAAGCAGGCAATCAAGGAATTGGATAAACAGTTCTACCTGAACTACCAGCCCATCATAACTATAGAAGTCAATACAAAATCATTCACTGTAGTCGATGTGAAAGCTGAGTCTCTTATTCGCTGGAATCACCCTGAAAAAGGCAGTATCAAACCGGATGATTTCATTCCACTGGCTGAAGAAACTGGTCTGATCATTCCACTGGGGAACTGGGTTCTCTTCAGAGCCGCTCGTCAACTGCAGAACTGGCACAACCGGAATTTCAATGATATTCAAATATCTGTAAATGTTTCTCCCCGGCAGTTTTACAATCCAGAACTAGTGGAAACTTTCAAACGAATGATAGAGACCTATGATATTGACCCGGCGGATCTTAAGATAGAGCTGACAGAAAACAGCTTGATAGATAACCCGGTCAATGCAATCAGCAAACTGAATCAGCTCAGAGAGGCAGGTTTCCATATCTCTCTTGATGATTTTGGAACAGGATATTCCTCCCTGAACTATCTCAAGGATCTACCAGTTGATACTGTTAAAATTGATAAATCCTTTGTTGATAAGGTACATAACAGTTCACTGGATCAGTCCATACTGAAGGGGATTCTCTATTTTATCAGAGAACTAAATCTCGATTTAATTGTTGAAGGTGTTGAGACTCTGGAACAACTGAAAAGTCTGATTGAAATGGGATGCCGAACCTTTCAGGGTTATTACTTTTCATCTGCTTTGTCAGAAGATGATTTTATCAATTACCGTCAAAAGATTCTTGGTAAGAAATTCAATGTAAGGTCATCGAACCTGACTGACTAA
- a CDS encoding serine/threonine-protein kinase, whose translation MIRTPSKIGKYEIEGKIAEGGMGAVFKGTHPTLDRPVVLKKLMMSTNEHLIERFRREAKIMMEFSNENIVRVYDHFKNASAYYIVQELVDGKSVDLILKKERYLRYDEALYIFYYACKALDYAHKNQVVHRDIKPANILVSKSGEIKLVDFGIAQSDEEEESLTKEGMALGTPSYMAPEQYDDSRNVTFKADIYSLGIMLYEMVTGKKPYPGKMNPDTMMKIQKGKFTAPRRVNPTLPPGIDWYIKKCIQAKPEKRAASVAILLIKLEKWFQAADIDRIRKDLIGIVNDQERAAFKPVKKRSPVKWIGLLILLIIIAAGGYTLYRMGIHTRTLYAADYGGFKLSQQIKDPQNPIESYRMETTVFHDDRGRISDERVKTVYYKAERVLEDGSFMIESPDIILKPGSYWLKSLINEKVYWQNIFIPPFSNSGFLLKPAPVSTIVLNWPTPKPKPLTVKIDVRSRDDGSDLNQKAALTVEINNQFIPIEKMKQKLLTGKNYNFKVEADGYYPQIYDLGIKVHQDHLILNPQLVPIEGYIRLQSSQNPSESVSILINGKTMVQPGGLSSEMIHSSDLTKLKKIPLNPGLYSFEFIAGKIHKSIDLTIRSEEETVLTLEVITEKNRIRELKLKE comes from the coding sequence ATGATCCGCACCCCTTCAAAAATAGGTAAATATGAGATAGAAGGCAAGATTGCCGAAGGGGGAATGGGCGCCGTTTTCAAGGGGACACACCCGACCCTGGACAGACCTGTTGTTCTTAAAAAACTCATGATGAGTACAAATGAGCATCTTATTGAAAGATTCCGCAGAGAAGCCAAGATCATGATGGAATTCAGCAACGAGAACATTGTTCGCGTATATGATCATTTCAAGAATGCCTCTGCCTACTACATTGTCCAGGAACTGGTGGATGGTAAATCTGTTGATCTTATTTTGAAAAAAGAAAGATATCTTCGATATGATGAGGCTCTTTACATCTTTTATTATGCCTGCAAAGCTCTGGATTATGCCCACAAGAACCAGGTCGTACATAGAGATATTAAACCGGCGAATATTCTGGTTTCTAAAAGTGGAGAAATCAAACTGGTTGATTTCGGAATTGCCCAGTCTGATGAAGAAGAGGAATCATTGACCAAAGAGGGGATGGCCCTGGGAACCCCCTCCTACATGGCTCCGGAACAGTATGATGACTCTCGCAACGTTACTTTTAAAGCAGATATTTATTCCCTGGGTATCATGTTGTATGAAATGGTCACAGGGAAGAAGCCTTATCCGGGGAAAATGAATCCCGATACAATGATGAAGATTCAGAAAGGAAAATTCACCGCTCCCAGAAGGGTAAATCCCACATTGCCTCCTGGAATCGACTGGTATATTAAAAAATGTATTCAAGCCAAACCGGAAAAAAGAGCGGCATCCGTTGCCATACTGCTGATAAAACTTGAAAAGTGGTTTCAGGCAGCCGACATCGACCGAATCAGAAAGGACCTGATCGGAATTGTAAATGATCAGGAAAGGGCGGCCTTTAAACCCGTTAAAAAAAGATCTCCCGTCAAATGGATAGGCCTTCTGATCCTATTGATAATAATCGCAGCAGGGGGATACACCCTTTATAGGATGGGAATCCACACCAGAACCCTTTACGCCGCGGACTATGGTGGCTTCAAGCTGTCTCAACAGATAAAGGACCCTCAGAATCCAATAGAAAGCTATCGGATGGAAACTACCGTATTCCATGATGACAGGGGGCGGATATCAGATGAGAGAGTGAAAACGGTGTACTACAAGGCTGAGAGAGTCCTGGAAGACGGCTCATTTATGATTGAATCACCCGATATTATTCTTAAACCAGGCTCCTATTGGCTGAAATCATTGATCAATGAAAAAGTATATTGGCAGAATATTTTTATCCCCCCCTTCAGTAACTCGGGATTCCTTCTGAAACCTGCTCCTGTATCGACCATCGTGCTGAATTGGCCGACACCGAAACCAAAGCCGCTCACAGTTAAAATAGATGTGCGCAGCAGAGATGACGGAAGTGACCTTAATCAGAAAGCCGCATTAACAGTCGAGATCAATAATCAATTTATACCCATTGAAAAAATGAAACAGAAATTGCTGACTGGTAAAAACTATAACTTCAAGGTGGAAGCCGATGGCTATTATCCTCAGATCTATGATCTGGGCATCAAGGTTCATCAGGATCATTTAATACTGAATCCGCAGTTGGTGCCCATTGAGGGCTATATTAGATTACAAAGCTCTCAGAATCCATCCGAATCAGTATCCATACTGATAAATGGAAAAACTATGGTACAACCCGGCGGCTTATCCTCTGAAATGATTCATTCTTCTGACTTGACCAAGCTCAAAAAGATACCTTTGAATCCAGGTTTATATTCCTTTGAATTTATAGCCGGAAAGATTCATAAGAGTATCGATCTTACAATCAGGAGTGAAGAAGAAACTGTTCTGACACTGGAAGTCATCACAGAAAAGAATAGAATTCGAGAATTAAAACTTAAGGAGTGA
- a CDS encoding FHA domain-containing protein, giving the protein MNSGGRYIVSLCIGLASALLGWSVLELILSLQNYFPGYTMLLLATGGLTGACMTAVMASIEGILHKNTVKIHKEWTLGFIWGLAGGMLGAMGGQILFNMILPDNLMPESYIYPYYAARIVSWAFLGAFIGTAEGIRSRSSQKITAGLISGILAGLIGGSIVETAMLLFPQDSWLKLPGFMIMGIGTAVLTIFIEEKTSPGVFRVLNGSSKGRKYLLNQRKITLGSRHICDITLQGDEKIPPLAVILKRKGKELVLESNGGFPIFINDEGKHKAILKYEDVIKIGNLKFLYEVNS; this is encoded by the coding sequence ATGAATTCAGGTGGAAGATATATTGTATCTCTCTGTATTGGACTGGCATCAGCCCTTTTAGGCTGGTCAGTTCTTGAACTTATCCTCTCACTGCAGAACTATTTTCCCGGTTATACAATGCTGCTCCTGGCAACAGGCGGATTGACGGGGGCCTGTATGACGGCAGTCATGGCGTCAATAGAAGGAATCCTTCATAAAAATACTGTAAAAATTCATAAGGAGTGGACCCTGGGATTTATCTGGGGTCTGGCAGGCGGAATGCTTGGTGCAATGGGAGGTCAAATACTGTTTAATATGATCTTACCGGATAACCTGATGCCTGAATCCTATATCTATCCCTATTATGCGGCTCGAATCGTCAGTTGGGCGTTTCTGGGAGCCTTTATTGGAACTGCAGAAGGCATTCGCTCCCGGTCAAGTCAAAAAATAACAGCCGGTTTAATCAGCGGTATTCTTGCAGGGCTCATCGGCGGATCCATAGTTGAAACAGCTATGCTGCTCTTTCCCCAGGATAGTTGGTTGAAACTTCCGGGTTTCATGATCATGGGAATCGGAACGGCTGTTCTCACAATATTTATTGAAGAAAAGACGTCCCCCGGTGTGTTCCGTGTGCTCAACGGTTCCTCTAAGGGAAGAAAATATCTGCTGAATCAGCGGAAGATCACCCTGGGAAGCCGGCACATCTGCGATATAACCCTGCAGGGAGACGAAAAAATCCCCCCTCTGGCAGTGATACTCAAAAGAAAAGGAAAAGAACTTGTTTTAGAAAGCAATGGTGGATTTCCAATCTTTATCAACGATGAAGGAAAACACAAAGCCATTCTTAAATATGAAGATGTCATTAAGATAGGAAATTTGAAATTCCTTTATGAGGTAAATTCATGA
- a CDS encoding metallophosphoesterase: MIPTNHQQLLSELSRIANAQTPDHLPLVSAHLDLAQSALDKQSPLIRPCDKEGKGGGLLFLNTDIPLLILPDLHARKDFLLALLQTSLERGGTVLEGLQDKSIQILCVGDGFHAEKRAYKRWLRSLEEYKGYYRKHKYMDQEMSESLGLMQMVMLLKSFFPDHFFFLKGNHENILNEEGRGNHPFGKFVYEGEMVRSWTEKFMGEAFLNAYSEFEHSLAFMALGKSLIVSHAEPQEYYSPEEIIGIHESDRIKLGLTWTANDQAPEDSVPSILDDYSERFNRDFTHYIGGHRTINSLYNLRASGKFIQIHNPLKRIVLFTDQRETFDPVINITDLDTIRSLPL, encoded by the coding sequence ATGATCCCCACAAATCATCAGCAATTATTAAGTGAACTAAGCAGGATTGCAAATGCACAGACTCCGGATCATCTCCCCCTTGTATCCGCTCATTTAGACCTTGCCCAGAGTGCATTAGACAAGCAGAGTCCACTTATCAGGCCCTGTGACAAAGAGGGAAAGGGGGGGGGATTACTATTCCTGAATACCGACATTCCTCTGCTGATCCTACCAGACCTTCATGCCAGAAAGGATTTTCTTTTAGCTCTGCTCCAGACTTCTCTTGAAAGGGGTGGGACAGTTCTGGAGGGTCTTCAGGACAAGAGTATCCAGATCCTTTGTGTAGGCGATGGTTTCCATGCTGAAAAAAGAGCTTATAAAAGATGGCTCCGCAGTCTTGAAGAATATAAGGGATATTATAGAAAGCATAAGTACATGGACCAGGAAATGTCCGAAAGCCTGGGATTAATGCAGATGGTGATGCTGTTGAAATCTTTTTTTCCGGATCATTTCTTTTTTCTGAAAGGGAATCATGAAAATATTCTCAATGAAGAAGGCCGCGGGAATCATCCCTTCGGAAAATTTGTTTATGAAGGGGAAATGGTTCGATCCTGGACTGAAAAATTCATGGGAGAAGCCTTTTTAAATGCCTATTCTGAATTTGAACACTCTCTGGCCTTTATGGCACTTGGGAAGAGTCTGATTGTCTCACATGCGGAACCGCAGGAATATTACAGCCCTGAAGAAATCATTGGTATACATGAATCTGATCGAATCAAACTTGGTTTGACCTGGACGGCAAACGATCAAGCCCCGGAAGATTCTGTTCCATCGATCCTGGATGATTATTCAGAGCGCTTCAACAGAGATTTTACACATTATATTGGGGGTCACAGAACCATCAACTCTCTATATAATCTCAGGGCTTCAGGAAAGTTCATACAGATTCATAATCCCCTGAAAAGAATTGTATTGTTCACTGACCAGAGAGAAACTTTTGATCCTGTCATTAATATTACTGATCTAGACACAATAAGGAGTCTGCCTTTATGA